One genomic segment of Pseudomonas chlororaphis subsp. aurantiaca includes these proteins:
- a CDS encoding amino acid ABC transporter permease/ATP-binding protein, with protein MQFDWSYFFSLFSLPSFWHACVTVVQLSALAWFIGMLLGFLLASAKLSSAAWLRTPAALYIWFFRSIPLLVLVVFVYNLPQLFPASGSVLSNPFYSGLFALVVTEAAYMAEIHRGGLISVAKGQKEAGRALGIGLVGLQRLIVIPQAFRISLPTLINEYITVVKLTSLISVISLTELLTVGQRLYAQNFLVMETLAAVAVYYVLIVTLFAWLLQRLERHLDLNLRTPQTLDDTGTERLRQQAQPLHTRPRPTALAGSAPALQLQNIHKRYGDHQVLKGVDLNVASGQVISIIGPSGSGKTSLIRTINGLERIDQGEIVLFGNSFISAGDNLNSPQVRDGVRHIGMVFQNFNLFPHRCILDNICLAPRYHGSSKALSEQQAYALLDKVGLLAHAHKYPHQLSGGQQQRVAIARALAMEPQIMLFDEPTSALDPELVGDVLNVIRDLAREGMTMLIVTHEMDFALSISDRVIFMEGGNIQLDASPRAIREEEAGERVRRFMGLEQPSAMALAAAL; from the coding sequence ATGCAATTCGACTGGTCCTACTTCTTCTCCCTGTTTTCCCTGCCCAGCTTCTGGCACGCCTGCGTCACCGTGGTCCAGCTCAGCGCCCTGGCCTGGTTCATCGGCATGCTGCTGGGCTTTCTCCTGGCGTCGGCCAAACTCTCCAGCGCCGCCTGGCTCAGAACCCCGGCGGCGCTGTACATCTGGTTCTTTCGCAGCATCCCGCTGCTGGTGCTGGTGGTCTTCGTCTACAACCTGCCCCAGCTGTTTCCGGCCTCCGGTTCGGTGCTGTCCAATCCCTTCTACTCGGGGCTGTTCGCCCTGGTGGTGACCGAAGCGGCGTACATGGCGGAAATCCATCGCGGCGGGTTGATCTCGGTGGCCAAGGGGCAGAAAGAGGCCGGTCGTGCGCTGGGGATCGGCCTGGTCGGCCTGCAACGGCTGATCGTCATCCCCCAGGCCTTCCGCATTTCCCTGCCGACCCTGATCAACGAGTACATCACCGTGGTCAAGCTGACCTCGCTGATCTCGGTGATCTCCCTGACCGAACTGCTCACCGTCGGCCAGCGCCTGTATGCGCAGAACTTCCTGGTGATGGAGACCCTGGCCGCGGTGGCGGTGTACTACGTGCTGATCGTCACCCTGTTCGCCTGGCTGCTGCAGCGCCTGGAACGCCACCTGGACCTGAACCTGCGCACGCCACAAACCCTGGACGACACCGGCACCGAGCGGCTCCGGCAGCAGGCGCAACCGCTGCACACCCGCCCGCGCCCAACAGCGCTGGCCGGCAGCGCCCCGGCCCTGCAACTGCAAAACATCCACAAGCGCTACGGCGATCATCAGGTGCTCAAGGGCGTCGACCTGAACGTCGCCAGCGGCCAGGTGATCTCCATCATCGGTCCGTCCGGCTCGGGCAAGACCTCGCTGATCCGTACCATCAACGGCCTGGAGCGCATCGATCAGGGCGAGATCGTGCTGTTCGGCAACAGCTTCATCAGCGCCGGCGACAACCTCAACAGCCCGCAGGTGCGCGACGGCGTGCGGCATATCGGCATGGTCTTCCAGAACTTCAACCTGTTTCCCCATCGCTGCATCCTCGACAACATCTGCCTGGCGCCGCGTTACCACGGCAGCAGCAAGGCTTTGAGCGAACAGCAGGCCTACGCCTTGCTGGACAAGGTCGGCCTGCTGGCCCACGCCCACAAGTACCCGCACCAGCTGTCCGGCGGCCAGCAGCAGCGCGTGGCGATTGCCCGGGCCCTGGCGATGGAGCCGCAGATCATGCTCTTCGACGAGCCGACCTCGGCCCTCGACCCGGAGCTGGTGGGCGATGTATTGAATGTGATTCGCGACCTGGCCAGAGAAGGCATGACCATGTTGATCGTCACCCACGAGATGGACTTCGCCCTGTCGATTTCCGATCGAGTGATCTTCATGGAGGGCGGCAATATCCAGCTGGACGCCAGCCCGCGGGCGATCCGCGAAGAAGAAGCCGGAGAACGGGTCAGGCGCTTCATGGGGCTCGAGCAGCCCAGCGCAATGGCGCTGGCCGCGGCGCTCTGA
- the recD gene encoding exodeoxyribonuclease V subunit alpha, whose translation MIDDLLTPLEPQPQSDLAPLVRAADLLLLLDRWVERGWLRALDKAFVGLLHELEPQGDPLVLMAAALTSHQLGHGHVCLDLFETLKEPDFALSLPPEGDLQSTAAVLPSQVLATLDGAHWCKALAASRLVALAADQSEQARQRPLVLSGKRLYLRRYWAYERRIDNALRQRLAVQEETPADLAERLGGLFGAAKATGPVDWQKLACALATRGAFSIITGGPGTGKTTTVVRLLALLQAPAVEAGKPLRIRLAAPTGKAAARLTESISLQVRSLSVDDSVREKIPSDVTTVHRLLGNRPGTRHFRHHAGNRLPLDVLVVDEASMIDLEMMANLLDALPVHARLVLLGDKDQLASVEAGAVLGDLCRDAEAGWYSPQTRRWLEAVSGEQLADSGLQEDNAGTHPLAQQVVMLRHSRRFGEGSGIGQLARWVNQQQAEEARRLLAARSHADLYGLSLKGEQDRALERLLLEGHGDGPQGYRHYLSLLRGQRPPADTALEDPRWTAWARDVLQAFDQFQLLCAVRKGPWGVEGLNQRITASLFKARLIESDQQWYEGRPVLMTRNDYGLGLMNGDIGIALKLPEHEGGQDGRRVLRVAFPRNDGQGGVRFVLPSRLNDVETVYAMTVHKSQGSEFAHTALILPEALNPVLTKELIYTGITRAKDWFSLIEPRAGVFEEAVRRKVKRLSGLMLDLG comes from the coding sequence GTGATCGATGATCTGCTGACGCCACTGGAACCCCAGCCCCAGTCCGACCTGGCGCCCCTGGTACGGGCCGCCGATCTACTGCTGTTGCTCGACCGTTGGGTCGAGCGCGGCTGGCTGCGTGCCCTGGACAAGGCTTTCGTAGGCTTGCTGCATGAGCTGGAGCCGCAAGGCGATCCGCTGGTACTGATGGCCGCGGCGTTGACCAGCCATCAACTGGGCCATGGTCATGTCTGCCTGGACCTGTTCGAAACCCTCAAGGAGCCGGATTTCGCCCTGTCCCTGCCGCCGGAAGGCGATCTGCAAAGCACCGCGGCGGTACTGCCGTCGCAGGTGCTGGCGACGCTGGACGGGGCGCACTGGTGCAAAGCCCTGGCGGCCAGTCGCCTGGTAGCGCTGGCGGCGGACCAGAGCGAGCAGGCCCGGCAGCGGCCTTTGGTGTTGTCGGGCAAGCGCCTGTATCTGCGCCGCTACTGGGCCTATGAGCGGCGCATCGACAATGCCTTGCGCCAGCGCCTGGCGGTGCAGGAGGAAACCCCCGCGGACCTGGCCGAGCGCCTCGGCGGCCTGTTCGGGGCGGCCAAGGCGACGGGGCCGGTCGACTGGCAGAAACTCGCCTGTGCGCTGGCCACCCGCGGCGCCTTCAGCATCATTACCGGCGGGCCGGGAACCGGTAAAACCACGACCGTGGTGCGCCTGCTGGCCTTGCTTCAGGCGCCGGCTGTCGAAGCCGGCAAGCCTTTGCGTATCCGCCTCGCGGCACCTACCGGCAAGGCGGCGGCGCGCCTGACCGAATCCATCAGCCTGCAAGTGCGCTCCCTGTCGGTCGACGACAGCGTGCGCGAGAAGATCCCCAGCGACGTGACCACGGTGCACCGGCTGCTGGGCAATCGTCCGGGCACCCGGCACTTCCGCCATCACGCGGGCAACCGCTTGCCGCTGGATGTGCTGGTGGTCGACGAAGCCTCGATGATCGACCTGGAGATGATGGCCAACCTGCTCGATGCGCTGCCCGTGCACGCGCGCCTGGTGTTGCTCGGCGACAAGGATCAACTGGCCTCAGTGGAAGCCGGTGCGGTGCTTGGCGATCTGTGCCGCGATGCCGAGGCCGGCTGGTACAGCCCGCAGACCCGCCGCTGGCTCGAGGCCGTCAGCGGCGAACAATTGGCGGACAGCGGTCTGCAGGAAGACAACGCCGGTACTCACCCGCTGGCCCAACAGGTGGTGATGCTGCGCCACTCCCGGCGTTTCGGCGAAGGCAGCGGTATCGGCCAGTTGGCACGCTGGGTCAACCAGCAGCAGGCCGAGGAAGCGCGCCGCCTGCTGGCCGCCCGCAGCCACGCCGACCTGTATGGCTTGAGCCTCAAGGGCGAGCAGGATCGCGCCCTGGAGCGCTTGCTGCTGGAGGGCCACGGTGACGGGCCGCAGGGTTACCGGCATTACCTGAGCCTGTTGCGTGGCCAGCGCCCACCCGCCGATACCGCGCTGGAAGATCCGCGCTGGACCGCCTGGGCCCGCGATGTGCTGCAGGCCTTCGACCAGTTCCAGTTGCTCTGCGCGGTGCGCAAGGGGCCTTGGGGTGTCGAGGGCTTGAACCAGCGGATCACCGCCTCCCTGTTCAAGGCGCGGCTGATCGAAAGCGATCAGCAGTGGTACGAAGGTCGTCCGGTGCTGATGACGCGCAACGATTACGGCCTGGGCCTGATGAATGGCGATATCGGCATTGCCTTGAAGCTGCCCGAGCACGAAGGCGGGCAGGACGGGCGGCGGGTACTGCGGGTGGCTTTCCCGCGCAACGACGGCCAGGGTGGCGTGCGTTTCGTGCTACCGAGCCGGCTCAATGATGTGGAAACCGTGTACGCCATGACCGTGCACAAATCCCAGGGCTCGGAATTCGCCCACACCGCGCTGATCCTGCCCGAGGCGCTGAACCCGGTGCTGACCAAGGAGCTGATCTACACCGGCATCACCCGGGCCAAGGACTGGTTCAGCCTGATCGAGCCGCGGGCCGGGGTATTCGAAGAGGCGGTGCGGCGCAAGGTCAAGCGGCTGAGCGGGTTGATGCTCGACCTGGGGTGA
- the recB gene encoding exodeoxyribonuclease V subunit beta, whose protein sequence is MTRQAPLALAFPLRGSQLIEASAGTGKTFTISALYLRLVLGHGGELAGFGRELLPPQILVVTFTDAATKELRERIRTRLAEAARFFREETTAPDALIAELRDQFAAEQWPGCASRLDIAAQWMDEAAVSTIHSWCQRMLREHAFDSGSLFTQTLETDHSDLLGEVLRDYWRLFCYPMQGDALNWVRANWGGPAALLPRVRALFGSEREVDQEQTPAQLIEACLLERRAALVQLKAPWQQWAAELREICLQGVASKAVDGRKMQARYFEPWFEKITAWAEDEAIEQLDIGTGFSRLTPEGMAEAWKGDAPDHPALEAMAGLKAALDALPSPDAAVLQHAARWVGARFEEEKRRRAEMGFDDMLLRLDAALQAEGGERLATLIREQFPVALIDEFQDTDPVQYRIFESIYRIEDNNPETGLFLIGDPKQAIYAFRGADIYTYLRARQATSGRLHTLGTNFRSGHAMVKAVNHVFERAESREQGRGAFLFREKNGENPVPFLAVASQGRKEQLQREGQVVPALNIWHLPTEQAISGALYRQQLAAACASEIVALLNGGQQASAGFARDGQPFKGLLPADIAILVRDGKEAQAVRGELAARGVRSVYLSDKDSVFAAQEAHDLLAWLKACAEPDIERPLRAALASITLNLPLVELERLNQDELAWESRVMQFRGYRLIWRTQGVLPMLRRLLHDFQLPQALIARSDGERVLTNLLHLSELLQQAAAELDGEQALIRHLAEHLALSGQVGEEQILRLESDEQLVKVVTIHKSKGLEYPLVFLPFICSAKPVDGSRLPLHYHDESGKARVTLRPTPELIAQADDERLAEDLRLLYVALTRAQHACWLGVADLKRGNHNSSVLHLSALGYLLGGGALLNESSGLARWLQDLQQGCEAMSVREMPSATDSRFHPPRNDATLLAPLVPKRRAAENWWIASYSALRISDSLGAGSTEAPESPQAQKLFDDERLDPDAPREVVASGADIHRFPRGPNPGTFLHGLLEWAGDEGFAADPVAIEDAIGRRCNRRGWEGWIRTLSDWLRHLLQLPLPAGAGRPPVVLAQLSQYRVEMEFWFASHKVDVLKLDELVRQYTHQGVPRVTAEPVLLNGMFKGFIDLTFEHEGRYYVADYKSNWLGVDDAAYTEQAMEQSILDNRYDLQYVLYLLALHRQLRARLADYDYDRHMGGALYLFLRGTGSASRGVFFTRPPRELIERLDRLFQGKPEQPRAEPAWEQGVLL, encoded by the coding sequence ATGACCCGGCAAGCACCTTTGGCCCTGGCGTTCCCGCTACGGGGCAGCCAACTGATCGAAGCCAGCGCCGGTACTGGCAAGACCTTTACCATCTCGGCACTCTACCTGCGCCTGGTGCTGGGACACGGCGGCGAGCTGGCCGGGTTCGGTCGCGAGTTGCTACCACCGCAGATTCTGGTGGTGACCTTCACCGATGCGGCGACCAAGGAACTGCGCGAACGGATCCGCACCCGCCTGGCTGAAGCCGCGCGCTTCTTCCGCGAGGAAACCACCGCGCCCGACGCCTTGATTGCCGAGTTGCGCGATCAGTTCGCCGCCGAGCAATGGCCGGGTTGCGCCAGCCGCCTGGATATCGCCGCGCAATGGATGGACGAGGCCGCAGTCTCGACCATCCACAGTTGGTGCCAGCGCATGTTGCGCGAGCACGCGTTCGACAGCGGCAGCCTGTTTACCCAGACCCTGGAAACCGACCACAGCGATCTGCTGGGTGAAGTGCTGCGCGATTACTGGCGCCTGTTTTGCTACCCGATGCAGGGCGACGCACTGAACTGGGTACGGGCCAACTGGGGCGGACCCGCGGCCTTGCTGCCGAGGGTGCGTGCGCTGTTTGGCAGCGAGCGTGAAGTGGATCAGGAGCAAACTCCGGCGCAACTGATCGAAGCTTGTCTTTTGGAACGACGCGCCGCCCTGGTGCAGCTCAAGGCACCCTGGCAGCAATGGGCTGCAGAGCTGCGGGAGATCTGCTTGCAGGGTGTCGCCAGCAAGGCGGTCGATGGCCGCAAGATGCAGGCGCGTTACTTCGAGCCCTGGTTCGAAAAGATCACCGCCTGGGCCGAAGACGAGGCCATAGAGCAACTGGATATCGGCACCGGCTTCAGCCGCCTGACCCCCGAAGGCATGGCTGAGGCCTGGAAGGGCGATGCCCCGGATCATCCTGCGTTGGAGGCCATGGCCGGGCTCAAGGCCGCGCTCGATGCCCTGCCGAGCCCCGATGCTGCGGTGTTGCAACACGCCGCGCGTTGGGTCGGCGCGCGTTTCGAAGAGGAAAAGCGCCGGCGGGCCGAGATGGGCTTCGACGACATGCTGCTGCGCCTTGACGCCGCGTTGCAGGCCGAGGGTGGCGAGCGGCTGGCGACGCTGATTCGCGAGCAGTTCCCGGTAGCCCTGATCGACGAATTCCAGGACACCGACCCGGTGCAGTACCGGATCTTCGAAAGCATCTACCGCATCGAGGACAACAATCCCGAGACCGGCCTGTTCCTGATCGGCGACCCCAAGCAGGCGATCTACGCCTTCCGCGGGGCGGACATTTACACCTACCTGCGCGCTCGCCAGGCCACCAGCGGCCGCTTGCATACCCTGGGCACCAACTTTCGTTCCGGCCACGCCATGGTCAAGGCGGTGAACCACGTATTCGAGCGTGCCGAATCCCGTGAGCAAGGGCGCGGCGCGTTCCTGTTCCGGGAGAAAAACGGAGAGAACCCGGTACCGTTCCTGGCGGTGGCATCCCAAGGGCGCAAAGAGCAGTTACAGAGAGAGGGGCAGGTGGTGCCGGCGCTGAATATCTGGCACCTGCCCACGGAGCAAGCCATTTCCGGTGCGTTGTACCGGCAGCAACTGGCGGCGGCCTGCGCCAGCGAAATCGTCGCCTTGCTCAACGGCGGGCAGCAGGCCAGCGCCGGCTTCGCCCGCGACGGCCAGCCCTTCAAGGGGCTGCTGCCGGCGGACATCGCCATTCTGGTGCGCGATGGCAAGGAGGCTCAGGCCGTGCGTGGCGAGCTGGCCGCGCGCGGAGTGCGCAGCGTGTACCTGTCGGACAAGGACTCGGTGTTCGCCGCCCAGGAAGCCCACGACCTGCTGGCCTGGCTCAAGGCCTGTGCCGAGCCGGATATCGAGCGCCCGCTGCGCGCCGCGCTGGCCTCCATCACCCTGAACCTGCCGCTGGTGGAGCTGGAGCGCCTGAACCAGGACGAATTGGCCTGGGAAAGCCGGGTCATGCAGTTCCGCGGTTATCGCCTGATCTGGCGCACCCAGGGTGTGCTGCCGATGCTGCGGCGCCTGCTGCATGACTTCCAGTTGCCCCAGGCCTTGATCGCCCGCAGCGATGGCGAACGGGTGCTGACCAATCTGCTGCACTTGTCCGAACTGTTGCAGCAGGCGGCTGCCGAGCTGGACGGCGAACAAGCGCTGATTCGCCATCTGGCCGAGCACCTGGCCTTGTCCGGACAGGTTGGCGAAGAACAGATCCTGCGTCTGGAAAGCGACGAACAGCTGGTCAAGGTGGTGACCATCCACAAGTCCAAGGGTTTGGAGTACCCGCTGGTGTTCCTGCCGTTCATCTGTTCGGCCAAGCCGGTGGATGGCAGTCGCCTGCCGCTGCACTACCACGACGAATCGGGCAAGGCCCGGGTGACGCTGCGGCCGACCCCGGAGCTGATCGCCCAGGCCGACGACGAGCGTCTGGCCGAGGACCTGCGCCTGCTCTATGTGGCCCTGACCCGTGCCCAGCATGCCTGCTGGCTGGGTGTCGCCGACCTCAAGCGCGGCAACCACAACAGCTCGGTGTTGCACCTTTCTGCCTTGGGGTATCTGTTGGGCGGCGGTGCGCTGTTGAACGAGTCCAGTGGCCTGGCGCGCTGGCTGCAGGACCTGCAGCAAGGCTGCGAGGCCATGAGCGTCAGGGAAATGCCCAGCGCCACCGACAGCCGTTTCCATCCGCCACGCAACGACGCCACCCTGTTGGCGCCCCTGGTTCCCAAGCGGCGCGCCGCGGAAAACTGGTGGATCGCCTCCTATAGCGCCCTGCGTATCAGCGACAGCCTGGGTGCCGGTAGTACCGAGGCGCCGGAAAGCCCGCAGGCGCAGAAACTCTTTGACGACGAACGCCTTGACCCCGATGCCCCGCGTGAGGTCGTGGCCAGCGGCGCGGATATCCATCGTTTCCCCCGTGGGCCTAACCCGGGGACCTTCCTCCATGGCCTGCTGGAATGGGCCGGTGACGAGGGGTTTGCCGCCGACCCAGTTGCCATCGAGGACGCTATCGGCCGGCGCTGTAATCGCCGCGGTTGGGAAGGCTGGATTCGCACATTGAGCGACTGGTTGCGGCACCTGTTGCAACTGCCTTTGCCAGCCGGGGCGGGGCGGCCACCAGTGGTGCTCGCGCAGTTGAGCCAATACCGGGTCGAGATGGAATTCTGGTTCGCCAGCCACAAGGTCGACGTGCTCAAGCTCGACGAACTGGTGCGCCAGTACACCCATCAAGGCGTGCCGCGGGTGACCGCCGAACCGGTCCTGCTCAACGGCATGTTCAAGGGCTTTATCGACCTGACCTTCGAGCATGAAGGGCGCTATTACGTGGCCGACTACAAATCCAACTGGCTGGGCGTGGATGACGCCGCCTATACCGAGCAGGCCATGGAACAATCGATTCTCGACAACCGTTACGACCTGCAATACGTGCTGTACCTGCTGGCCCTGCATCGCCAGTTGCGTGCGCGCCTGGCGGACTACGATTACGACCGGCACATGGGCGGCGCCCTGTATCTGTTCTTGCGCGGCACGGGCTCGGCCAGCCGCGGCGTGTTTTTCACCCGGCCGCCCCGAGAGCTGATCGAGCGCCTGGACCGCCTGTTCCAGGGCAAGCCTGAGCAGCCCAGAGCCGAGCCGGCGTGGGAACAGGGAGTATTGCTGTGA
- the recC gene encoding exodeoxyribonuclease V subunit gamma — translation MPDATSLSAGFMVVHGNRLDELRSLVVSWMRRYPLAPLENEIALVQSNGIAQWLKLALAEDPEEDDMGGCGIAAAIDVQLPGSFMWQLYRMVLGRDEIPPKSLLDKAPLTWRLMRLLPELIDQPHFEPLRRFLTHDTDLRKRYQLAERLADLFDQYQVYRADWLEDWAAGRHQLRSARGEPKALTPANCWQAELWRALLLDVGEEGMAQSRAGVHQRFIERILNLETAPQELPSRVIVFGISSLPAQALEALAGLARFSQVLLCVHNPCRHHWADIVADKDLLRHQYKRQARKAGMPTVLDPQTLHQYAHPLLAAWGKQGRDYINLLDSYDDPNSYRSAFRDGRIDLFSESQPQTLLNQLQDDILELRPLEETCQLWPAVDLQQDKSIRFHIAHSAQREVEILHDQLLARFSEDPELRPRDVIVMVPDIDSYAPHIRAVFGQLERDDRRFIPFTLTDQGQRGRDPLLIAVEHLLKLPDSRFPVSEILDLLDVPALRARFGVDEADLPTLHRWIEGAGIRWGMNADQRADLGLPEELEQNSWRFGLRRMLLGYAVGRSDACEGIEPYDEIGGLDAALIGPLVALLDALETAYQNLTLPASPPQWGERLQALTQQFFLASTEHDDYLLSQLEDLRETWLETCESVGLHDELPLTVVREAWLAGLDQGRLSQRFLAGAVNFCTLMPMRAIPFKLVCLLGMNDGDYPRAQPPLDFDLMGSDYRPGDRSRREDDRYLLLEALLSARDQLYVSWVGRSIRDNSERPASVLIGQLRDHLASGWKLANDQDDLLRAMTQEHPLQPFSARYFHEGDGLFSYAREWQLLHQPQAAPQALEPLAPYVQEEPLSLGQLQDFLRNPVRHFFSQRLKVFFEAADAPLADEEPFVLDALQRYSLSDSLLEAALNSADDPDQALQAQAQRLQASGLLPMAGFGESLQRELIEPLPDLLMRYRQLLELWPTPVTSALPISLELNEVKLEGWLSGLHQRSDGGLLSVTTIPNSIGSPKTRKWHRLTRPWVNHLVACASGYTLTTALVASDDTLLLSPLDRESALQSLGDLLLAWQAGMRQPLPVAVKTAFAWLGQSDPGKAEAVARKAYEGDGQTSDGECRESPALARQYPDYNALIADETFSGWVEALYRPLLQAPWRSAANGEADA, via the coding sequence TATGGTGGTTCACGGTAACCGCCTGGACGAGTTGCGCAGCCTGGTGGTCAGCTGGATGCGGCGTTATCCCTTGGCGCCGCTGGAGAATGAGATCGCCCTGGTCCAGAGCAACGGCATTGCCCAATGGCTGAAACTGGCACTGGCTGAGGATCCCGAGGAAGACGACATGGGCGGCTGCGGCATCGCCGCCGCCATCGACGTGCAACTTCCCGGCAGTTTCATGTGGCAGCTCTATCGCATGGTGCTGGGACGCGATGAAATCCCGCCCAAGTCCCTGCTGGATAAAGCGCCGCTGACCTGGCGTCTGATGCGGCTCTTGCCCGAGCTGATCGATCAGCCGCACTTCGAACCGCTACGACGTTTCCTCACTCACGACACGGATCTGCGCAAGCGCTATCAATTGGCCGAGCGCCTGGCTGACCTGTTCGACCAATATCAGGTCTATCGCGCCGACTGGCTGGAAGACTGGGCCGCAGGACGTCACCAACTGCGCAGTGCTCGAGGCGAGCCCAAGGCCCTGACCCCCGCCAACTGCTGGCAGGCCGAACTGTGGCGTGCGTTGTTGCTGGATGTGGGGGAAGAGGGCATGGCGCAGAGTCGCGCCGGCGTTCACCAACGTTTTATTGAACGTATTCTCAACCTGGAAACGGCGCCACAAGAGTTGCCCTCGCGAGTGATCGTTTTCGGGATTTCCTCCCTGCCGGCACAAGCCCTTGAAGCCCTGGCCGGATTGGCCCGCTTCAGCCAGGTCCTGTTGTGTGTACACAACCCGTGTCGTCACCATTGGGCGGATATCGTCGCCGACAAGGACCTGTTGCGCCATCAATACAAACGTCAGGCGCGCAAGGCGGGAATGCCAACGGTGCTCGACCCGCAGACCCTGCATCAGTATGCCCACCCGCTGCTCGCCGCCTGGGGTAAACAGGGCCGCGACTACATCAACCTGCTCGACAGCTACGACGATCCCAACAGCTATCGCTCAGCCTTTCGCGACGGCCGTATCGACCTGTTCAGCGAGAGTCAGCCGCAGACCCTGCTGAACCAACTGCAGGACGATATTCTCGAATTGCGCCCGCTGGAGGAGACCTGCCAGTTATGGCCGGCGGTCGATCTGCAGCAGGACAAGTCGATCCGTTTTCACATTGCCCACAGTGCCCAGCGCGAAGTGGAAATTCTCCACGACCAACTGCTCGCGCGCTTCAGTGAGGACCCGGAATTACGTCCGCGGGATGTGATCGTGATGGTCCCGGACATCGACAGCTACGCGCCGCATATTCGCGCGGTCTTCGGTCAGCTGGAGCGTGACGATCGGCGTTTCATTCCGTTCACCCTGACGGACCAGGGCCAACGTGGCCGCGATCCATTGTTGATTGCCGTGGAGCATTTGCTCAAGCTGCCGGACAGCCGTTTCCCCGTCAGCGAAATCCTCGACCTGCTGGATGTCCCGGCATTACGCGCGCGCTTTGGTGTAGACGAAGCCGATCTGCCGACCTTGCATCGCTGGATCGAAGGCGCCGGCATCCGCTGGGGCATGAACGCGGATCAACGAGCCGACCTGGGACTGCCGGAAGAGCTGGAGCAGAACAGCTGGCGTTTCGGTCTGCGCCGCATGTTGCTGGGTTACGCCGTGGGACGCTCCGATGCCTGCGAGGGAATCGAGCCTTACGATGAGATTGGTGGCCTGGATGCGGCATTGATCGGGCCGTTGGTGGCTTTGCTCGATGCGCTGGAGACGGCGTATCAGAACCTTACCTTACCGGCTTCGCCGCCGCAGTGGGGCGAGCGCCTGCAAGCACTCACACAGCAGTTCTTCCTGGCCAGTACCGAGCATGACGACTACCTGCTGAGCCAACTCGAAGACTTGCGCGAAACCTGGCTGGAAACCTGCGAGTCGGTCGGCCTGCACGATGAGCTGCCGCTGACGGTGGTCCGCGAGGCCTGGCTGGCGGGCCTGGACCAGGGGCGCTTGTCTCAGCGCTTCCTGGCGGGTGCGGTGAACTTTTGCACGCTGATGCCGATGCGCGCGATTCCATTCAAGCTGGTATGCCTGCTGGGGATGAACGACGGCGACTACCCGCGGGCACAACCGCCGCTGGACTTCGACTTGATGGGCAGCGACTACCGCCCCGGTGACCGCTCGCGGCGTGAAGACGACCGTTACCTGCTGCTGGAGGCGTTGCTTTCGGCGCGGGATCAACTGTATGTCAGTTGGGTCGGTCGCAGCATTCGCGACAACAGTGAACGTCCGGCCTCGGTACTGATTGGCCAGTTGCGCGATCACCTGGCCAGTGGCTGGAAGCTAGCGAATGACCAGGACGACCTGCTCCGCGCCATGACCCAGGAACATCCATTGCAGCCTTTCAGTGCCCGCTATTTCCATGAGGGCGATGGACTGTTCAGTTATGCCCGGGAGTGGCAGCTGTTGCACCAGCCCCAAGCGGCTCCTCAAGCGCTCGAGCCTCTGGCGCCCTATGTCCAGGAGGAGCCTTTAAGCCTGGGGCAGTTGCAGGACTTCCTGCGCAACCCGGTGCGGCATTTCTTCAGCCAGCGCCTCAAGGTGTTCTTCGAGGCGGCCGACGCGCCCTTGGCCGACGAAGAGCCTTTTGTGCTCGACGCGTTGCAACGCTACAGCCTGAGCGACAGTCTGCTGGAGGCGGCGTTGAACAGTGCCGATGATCCGGACCAGGCCTTGCAGGCCCAGGCGCAGCGGCTACAGGCCAGCGGCTTGCTGCCCATGGCCGGTTTTGGCGAGAGCCTGCAAAGAGAACTGATCGAGCCCTTGCCGGATCTGCTGATGCGCTATCGGCAATTGCTGGAGTTATGGCCAACCCCCGTCACCAGCGCTCTGCCGATTAGCCTTGAACTCAATGAGGTGAAACTCGAAGGTTGGTTGAGTGGCCTGCACCAACGCAGCGATGGTGGGTTGCTGTCGGTCACCACTATCCCCAACAGCATTGGCTCGCCCAAGACCCGCAAATGGCATCGCCTGACCCGGCCCTGGGTCAATCACCTGGTGGCCTGTGCCAGTGGCTATACCTTGACCACCGCGCTGGTGGCCAGCGACGACACCTTATTGTTGTCACCTCTGGACCGCGAGTCGGCACTGCAAAGCCTGGGCGATCTGTTGCTGGCCTGGCAGGCGGGCATGCGCCAGCCGCTGCCGGTAGCCGTGAAAACCGCTTTTGCCTGGCTGGGCCAGAGCGACCCGGGCAAGGCCGAAGCCGTGGCGCGCAAAGCTTATGAAGGCGACGGCCAGACCAGCGATGGCGAGTGTCGGGAAAGCCCGGCCCTGGCGCGCCAGTACCCGGACTACAACGCGTTGATCGCCGATGAAACCTTCAGCGGCTGGGTTGAGGCGCTGTACCGCCCACTGTTGCAGGCGCCCTGGCGCTCCGCGGCCAATGGGGAGGCTGACGCATGA